From Xiphophorus hellerii strain 12219 chromosome 6, Xiphophorus_hellerii-4.1, whole genome shotgun sequence, the proteins below share one genomic window:
- the LOC116720959 gene encoding tripartite motif-containing protein 16-like: MEQNQLDQETFSCSICLDLLRDPVTIPCGHSYCMNCIKSHWDKEDQKGIYSCPQCRETFTQKPALKKNTMLAALVEQLKETGLQAAPADHCYAGPEDVACDFCTGRKLKAIKSCLVCLASYCEKHLQPHYDVAPLKKHKLVEPSKNLQENICSKHDELMKMFCRTDQKCICAFCLLDEHKGHDTVSAAAERTERQRELEERRGNIQQRIQDREKDVKLLQQEVEAINHSADKTVEDSEKIFTELIRLLQKRSSDVKQQIRSQQETEVSRVKDVQEKLEQEITELKRKDAELEQLSHTEDHNQFLLNYPSLPALSESTHSSSINIRPLRHFEDVTAAVSELREKLQDVLRDSWTNISLMVTEVDVLLSEPEPKSRDEFLKYSCEITMDPNTVHTKLLVLSEGNRKVTAMNQPQSYSSHPDRFTDYWQVLSKESLTGRCYWKVEWRGRVFVSVAYKNISRAGGGNDCGFGGNDKSWAVNCFSDGYQFGHNNIWTSVSGPVSSRVGVYLDHRAGILSFYSVSESMTLIHRVQTRFTEPLHAGVWFRWTGDTVEFCKPT; this comes from the exons atggagcagaaTCAACTAGACCAAGAAACTTTCTCCTGTTCGATCTGCCTGGATCTACTGAGGGATCCGGTGACGATTCCCTGCggacacagctactgtatgaactgtattaaaTCCCACTGGGATAAAGAGGATCAGAAAGGAATCTACAGCTGTCCTCAGTGCAGGGAGACATTCACACAGAAGCCTGcactaaagaaaaacaccatgctagcagctttagtggagcagctgaaggagactggactccaagctgctcctgctgaccactgctatgctggacctgaagatgtggcctgtgatttctgtactggaagaaaactgaaagccatcAAGTCCTGTTTAGTCTGTCTGGCCTCTTACTGTgagaaacaccttcagcctCATTATGATGTGGCTCctttaaagaaacacaagctggtggagccgtccaagaacctccaggagaacatctgctctaaGCATGATGAGCTGATGAAGATGTTCTGCCGCACTGATCAGAAGTGTATCTGTGCTTTCTGTTTACTGGATGAACATAAAGGTCATGACACagtgtcagcagcagcagaaaggactgagaggcagagagagctggaggagagacgaggaaacatccagcagagaatccaggacagagagaaagatgtgaagctgcttcaacaggaggtggaggccatcaatcactctgctgataaaacagtggaggacagtgagaagatcttcactgagctgatccgtctcctccagaaaagaagctctgatgtgaagcagcagatcagatcccagcaggaaactgaagtgagtcgagtcaaagatgttcaggagaagctggagcaggagatcactgagctgaagaggaaagacgctgagctggagcagctctcacacacagaggatcacaaccagtttctcctcaactacccctcactgccagcactcagtgagtctacacactcatccagcatcaacatccgtcctctgagacactttgaggacgtgacagcagctgtgtcagagctcagagagaaactacaggacgtcctgagagactcatggacaaacatctcactgatggtcactgaggtggatgttctactgtcagaaccagaaccaaagagcagagatgaattcttaaaatattcatgtgAAATCACAATGGATCCAAACACAGTACACACAAAGCTg CTGGTTCTGTCAGAGGGAAACAGGAAGGTGACAGCGATGAATCAACCTCAGTCTTATTCAAgtcatccagacagattcacTGATTACTGGCAGGTTCTGAGTAAAGAGAGTTTAACTGGACGTTGTTACTGGAAGGTGGAGTGGAGAGGGAGAGTTTTTGTATCAGTCGCATACAAGAATATCAGCAGAGCAGGAGGTGGGAATGACTGTGGATTTGGAGGTAATGACAAATCTTGGGCTGTAAATTGTTTCTCAGATGGTTATCAATTTGGTCACAACAACATCTGGACCTCcgtctcaggtccagtttcctccagagtcggagtgtacctggatcacagagcaggtattctgtccttctacagcgtctctgaaTCCATGACTCtgatccacagagtccagaccagattcactgAGCCGCTACACGCTGGAGTTTGGTTTCGCTGGACTGGAGACACTGTAGAGTTCTGTAAACCCACATAG